The sequence CGGTTGCACTGTTCCATGGTTTGGAAACAGTGGTTAATCAGTTCGCTCATTTGCCTCATGGTATTTGTTCTCAAAATTCTCAATTGAATATTCGTGGTGTACTCGACAGTTACGGCATTGGTGATTTGTTTAAATCGGTTGTCGGCTATGACGATGTATCCAATGGAAACCAAAAACCACATCCATTTGGTGGCATGAAGTGCGTTGAAAGCATCTTTGGAAAAGCTCAAACCGATGAACTTTGTTTGATGTATATCGGTGACCACGAAGCGGACACGCAATTTGCTCGCAATATCGAAGCCGCACTTGGCGACAAAGCAAAAGTGATCGCAGTTGCCGCGGGTTATAGCCGTTCTGA is a genomic window of Vibrio sp. FE10 containing:
- a CDS encoding HAD family hydrolase; this translates as MKLDAILWDYDGTLVNSVPKNIAITKDIISVVAPHLSGDNLPKYLLSEALYHEANHGAKNWQALYVDYYGLSHDEMLIAGGMWAEHQEKNQTPVALFHGLETVVNQFAHLPHGICSQNSQLNIRGVLDSYGIGDLFKSVVGYDDVSNGNQKPHPFGGMKCVESIFGKAQTDELCLMYIGDHEADTQFARNIEAALGDKAKVIAVAAGYSRSEPENWQTKPDYIANNVDDLLMIIGKYA